The Henckelia pumila isolate YLH828 unplaced genomic scaffold, ASM3356847v2 CTG_298:::fragment_4:::debris, whole genome shotgun sequence nucleotide sequence TAGAAATATTTTAAGCAGTCTCGAACTTATGATTGACAATATAAGAGGTCAAAGATATGACAATGTATCTAATATGAAAGAAAAGCACAAGGGTGTACAAAGTAGATTACTTGAAATTTATCCTAGAGCTTTCTACACTCCATGTGGATGTCACAGTCTTAATCTCACATTATGTGATATGGTAAATTTTTGTCCTAAAGCGATGTCCTTTTTTGGTGTTATACCACGcatatattcattattttcttCTTCTACCAAGCggtgaaaaaatttcaaagatcATGTGCAAGGTCTTATTACAGTCAAACCATTATCACAGACACGATGGGAAAGCCATGTTGAAAGCGTGAAGCCCATAAAATACCAGACGTCGAAAATACGAGAAGCTTTAATTGATTTGGCAAACACTTCTAATGACTCAAAAATAAAGAGTGAAACTGAAGGCTTGACATCATTTGAACTAGAGAACTTTGAGTTTCTGACTGGAATGATAATTTGGTACAAGTTATTATATGAGATCAACATTGTCAGTAAGTTTCTCCAATTAGAAAATAAGGACATTGATGTTGCTATTAATAGACAATTGAAGGATCGTCGTATTTCTTTTCTCCAAGAGTTTAGAGAATCTGGATTTGATCAAGCCTTGGTTGAAGCGGAACATATTGCAAGTGAAATGGGAATTGAACCTATTTTCCGAGAAAAGCGCATCATTCGAAGAAAAAGATAATTTGATGAGATCAACAGTGAAGAGGTAGCCCAATCTTCTAAAAAATCTTTTCgagttaattatttattatttataattgatCAATATCTTTCTTCACTTCAAACTCAGTTtgagaaatttcaaaaatacgaAAAAACCTTTGGGTTTTTATTTAGTTTGGAGAAATTTAAGTCTATTGATGATGATGGTCTCTTGAGCTCATGTGTCAATCTTCAAAATTCTTTAACACATGAGGGAAACTCTGATGTTAATGGACCAGATTTATTTCTAGAACTAAAGTTGTTAAGACACTCATTACGCGGTGTAGCAAAAAGAGCTATTGATGTGctgaattatttgaaaaaaatggatgGTTGTTATCCAAATGTCTATATTGCCTATCGAGTTTTGCTGACTATATCAGTTACAGTTGCGTCTGTCGAAAGAAGCTTTTCCAAATTGAAGTTGATCAAAACTTATCTTCGATCAACTATGTTGCAAGAAAAACTAAATGTGTTATCTATGTTGTCGATTGagaaaaaaattgttgaaaaaaTTGATTATGCAAACATAATCAATACTTTTGCTTCAAAAACTACGAGACGAGCTATATTCAAGTAATTATGTATTGGTTCGAAacatgaatttatattttgtttggatcttttttttgtttttttttcaatatttgcttataatatattgttttttatgatttatttttttttgaatttttttttttttggaattcaTATTACAAACACTATTTTTTATATAAGAATATTTAGTTTCGAGGGCACCATTTTTGGTGCGCGCCTCAGGGCTCAAAATCTCAGGTCCGGCACTGCGTGAGTGAGTGTATATAGTAAACCAAAATGGGAAAAAAGCCATTTCGGTCCCGTAACTTAgcctgttttttttttagtcCTTTAATTAGTCAAAGTTCTATATTAGTCTTTTAACTTTAtctttttttctattttaatcctttaattagTCAAAGTTCTGTATTAGACCTctaactttatttattttttcttttttagtcCTTTAACTAGTCAAAGTTTTGTTTAGTCctctaatttttaaattttggatattttggttcgattttaatgaaatgtttaattttttttagattttttaatttaaaaggaTACGATCCCACTTGAAAATTCCACttaaattttacattattaaactgaactatataataataataataataataataataataataataataataataataataataataataataataataataataataataataataataaaccaaaaattaatttaataaatatatttttcgtATCTTTTTATCTCAATCAATAACACCAGcccagattaaaaaaaaaaaactttacagAAACGACCACATTTAcacataaaaaatatcaaatctcgCCGAAATTGCAATGAAGATTTAATCATTAGAGATTTACatttaagtttaaaaattaatttttcatatttcaTGAGAAAAAATAGATATAATTAATGCTCgtaatcatatatttttttacatttatttttttaattcaaaaataaatcaatagAGCTAAatattaattctttttttttttatttttgcattgtgaaaaaaactattttctcaaacaaaaaaacaaaaaccattcCAAAAGttgatataattaaaaaaatttctaattAAACACCACGAATTTTTACTTTTGATTTTgtttgttatttaaaaaaattatgatcatATATTTTTCTATcaacatatcaaaatttataaaattaggtGACATTTTCAAGTAGTATGATTATcttttaaattgaaaatcatCGAATTTTATTTTCTACTCATCAATTTTCGACAAAAAATAGATATTCCAAtaaaaataaaccaatatagccaaaatttaaaagttagaGGACTAGTACAGAATTTTAACtagttaaaggattaaaagagaaaaaaaataaagttaaaagACTAATACAAAACTTTGACtagttaaaggattaaaatagaaaaaaagaTAAAGTTAAAAGACTAATATAGAACTTTAACTAATTAAAGGACTAAAAAAGAAAACAGGCTAAGTTACAGGACCAAAATGGCTTTTTTCCCAACCAAAATTTCCTTTTTAGTTTTGCCCCTTGATTGCAGCCAAATTTTCACAACAGTTTCTCTCATTTTctcttcaattcaaaatctaaCTGCTCATCCACATGCATTTTCGGagcacaaaattttaatatcataCATTATATTACACACACAACGCGTGTGCTCCGTaactaattatatatataattggagTTCTGAATTGTGTTTGGTGGGTGGGTGTGAATATTTTTCTTTGTAATAATAATTaactataatttttaaaaaattaattagaggTTGCCCTTCACGATGTCtacataaatattaaaaattttcaatattaaataatatttgtcCAAAATCtagatattataataaaattaacaTTTATAAAAATGAGTTTTTGTAATAATTTCTGTgttacaaatatttaaaaattcaaaagtatagataaatataaaaattttaataatatgtgttgattatataaaaaaaatcactaaAGTAGGtttttttgatatatttattaaataaaatgaatatattttataatttgagAGGAGGAATATATCTGTGTCCCCGCGCTCTCCCCTACAAATTAGTTTATTCGAATTCCATTTATGAGTTATTGGAGATGTACTTGCATTAATTACTTAATTCGGCTAATTTGGGCCTTAACGCTTGTTACGATAAATACtaataattttattgaatattatatatatatatatatatatatatatatatatatatatatatatatatatatatatatatatatatatatatatatatatatatgaatattgTTTACTAAATGTTTATTCAAGGTCATTAATTAATGGGTTTCTGTCATCGTGGAGCAGGGTGAAGTTAGTAAAATCGGCCCGACGAATGAGGGTACGATTCCAGCTCTGGATAATAATGTTTTACAATTAATCACCACatgaaaattaaaatcattacaAGAAAATTAACCAAATAATAGTAAAACCCTTAAAGAATCAAATCAAATTAATGAAATACAcacataataattaatatttaatccACAGTTGCTGCTCTGCGCTCGTTTCCTTAATTCATAATCCACACTCAAGTATCCGAATTGTCTTGCTGAGGCGAATTTGATCGTCGGAGTTTTTGTTCATCCGACAATATTTTGGCAAACCTACAAAAGAATTATAATATCaaagtaattaattaaattgtttGTTACCAAATACTAACATTTATCTAAACTATCTATGGACTATgttatattaattgttatgaTGCCTCTATACTAACTAATTTTTGTCTAAAAaaatccaataaataatttcTCCCTGAGATATATACCTCTTCCAacactaattttatttttatgataaaaaaaacacttttataaaaaataatccaAATGAAACATAAAGTATAGTTTTTCCACACATAAATTAAAGGTTTAGAAAATAAtgtaattatattaatatacGTACTTCTTCAAAGTGTCCTTGTTAGTTACTCCATTGACTATTGGCTGTGGCACGCCAGTTTGCAGATCAACCCTAGAGCATGGACCATCCAGCAAATTTTGTCCTATCTTTACAAGCTCATCCAGATTCTTTGTGGTCGAAATATCAACCGATGCATTTGTCCCCACTAAGGAATCATCCTGTATAcatatcaaaaaaattatataatcaattaatttagTAATTTTTCGCATGATAATTAATAAtaggaaaaattgctttttttgtctatatgtttgtcactttgcgatttcaattttttatatttttagatttcagttttagtccgctatctttatttttttttggcaattttagtctttttttccgacgtggcactgacgtgacaccaattcagtgctgatgtggagctgacgtgtacagtgcgacgtaagcattttcgaataaaaaagaccgaaattgccaaaaatcagaacatgcaggactaaaactgaaatataaaaacatagagcatcaaaatcgcaaagtgacaaacatacatgaccaaatttACAGTTTTTCCTTAATAATATtgaaatgaaatatatatataagttggGTTTTCTTGGTCTTACTTGAATCCGCAGGTAACTATCTGCAGAATGAAGGGCCTGGAATACGACGGATAAGAAATAATCCACCATATCTTTACTTGACTGATTGAATACATCTAATATAGGGGTTGAATTCCCTTGAAGCAACCATCCAAACAGACCCCATTTGGCAGCCATTTCTGCTGTATATTTCTGTTCTTGTTTTGCAGATCCGGTGCTCAGTGAGATCACCAGCAATCTCCCGTAGTCCAGCGGCTTGATCGGGAAAAAATTCGGGTCGTTTCTGAATACTTGTTTTGTTACCTCACTAACAGCAACCAATGTCTACAAGAAACATTGTTCAAAATCAAAATTCgaaattttgttaaggaaaaGATTGAGAAGTACTGTTTTCCCAAACGTACACTACCTAAATAGGTCGATCTTCATCAAACTTTCCGAGCTAGCGGATAAGCTCGAGTTAAGTTAGATCATTTCATTTGGGTGTAATGTTTTGCATGTTCTTTAATTAGTTGAtttcttattatatatatatatatatatgtttaccgGATTATTAGCGGCGACACCACCATCTATCAGATTGAATTCGGAAGAATTCCCGGAGCCGTCATCGTTAGTGAAATAATGAGCCGGAAAGTAagttggtgcagcagaagtGCCGATGCATATATCAGATAACAGTGCATCCAAAGCTGGAGAATTCTTCACCTGCatgaattttataatatatatatatatatatatatatatatatatatatatatgacaaaCAAAATTAATAACTATACTAATTAGATAAATGATTAATAAACATATGTTTTGTTGATTATACATGCATGATCATACATGACATTAATTGATGAATAAAATGAATTTATGGGATGTTTAAAGACGTGCGGTTTAGTGATTTGGGATGAATAAATTAAGAATGATCAAAATATGATAAAGAGAAGTGAAAAAAAGATGTGCAAATTAATTAATCAGATGATCTAGTGCAATAATATTCTCTCCGGCATACTTGAGCTAATTATTAACAAgttgtaattaaaaatatatatagaaaaaaaaggatgaacaaaaattaaataaagacgTGCCTCAAAGGAGGAGAAAATAGTGGGCTGCAAATTCTTGATGTCAAACGTTGGAATTACGACGTTTGTTAAGGTATCATGTAACCGTGTCTGTCCCAAATTGTCCCTTATCAACTTGTGCAGGTACTTCCCATTGTATTTGGGGTTCACCAGTTTAACAATTGTGCTTATCACTGATCCTATGATGCCTCTGCAAAAATCaaggaaatattttttaaaaaaccccaATTTCGATCATTTTCAAATATTATTTAACATATATCATgtactaaaatcataaaaactaaagaaagtataattaatataataatttatttgcaACCATGTACCCTTTCTGTGGAAATATATTAGGTCCATGTTTTTTGTAAAATGGAACAATATCTTTAGCAGCATATAATGGTCGATTGTTGGCATCCGGTGCAGTCAACATGGCCGTCACAAGTCCGCCTGTGCTTGTTCCGGCCACAACGTCGAAGTAGTCTGCGATCCGAGCATCTGCACCATCCAATAACTgaggaaaaaataattttcggtaaaaaaataaatataaaaaatgttgaattgaaataaatatttgagcTAGCTTGTATTGTATTTAAGATCAACAATTTGAGAAGAGTCAATGAAATTCATTGTCATGTAGTACGTACCGGTGCACTCCGTCAGTAAGTTCATTTAATTTATCTTGATCAATATAAATGATACAGCTATATCTCATTGAATTGAACTAATATTTGAACTGAACatcttagtttttttttttttttttttttttaaaaaaaagtactTTACCTGGAGttcaaattcaagaaattcaagaatggTGGCCGGAATAATGCCCCGAATTCCTCCACCATCAATGCTAAGAATGGTGACTAATCTTCCAAACGTCGGAGGTTCGATTTTGTTAGAAGACAACGAGGAGGCCATTTGAGATATAACACGCGGGAACAAAAATTTTTATGTATACGTTGAAGACCGATGATGCTCGAGGATTTTATAGCTAGGAACTAGCTAGCTAGATATATATTTGGCTTCTCCAACActgtttattaattaatttaattacaacTTGGAAAATTTCAATGAGTGCCTTGAGATGTGATGATAAGTATGCTTTTCTCACATAAAAGAAATTAAGTTGGTGTCATCCATTTTTCTATCATTTTATTAATTGTGAAGAAGCTGCCAAGTTCATGTCATTGGGTACTATTGTTCTTAAATGCAATTTAAAACCCACGTTTCGTGGTGGAATGGATTACTCGATTGACTTCAAATTTGCGATAAACGATTGGGGATTATTAGTAAGATGTGTGAATTAAGAGACAAAACAAAATGCTATATATAAATAACAAACATAAATTAAGTTATGTTTTGCATGCACacgaatttttatatttattttgtgacACTGTAATAATTATTACACAAGGCTAATATTGTATTCATCAATTAATGCTAAGAAACCGAATGTAAAAGCaacaaatattaaataaaaaaaatcaacttcTATCTTGATCAAAGCAAGATACAGCAAGATCGGTTGACCTATAAACTGTTTAAAAAATCCCACGAAGTTGCATTATAAAGATAACTTATATTTGAAcgcgattttttttttaaattttaaacgaTAACCCGTATGTGAAATCATGTCAGCAttcatttaaatattatttattcagtTCGATCAAATTTGTTGAGCAAATGATTAAATTCTAGGTTCCATTTGGATCAAATGATCATCTGATTAATTAAGTAGTTTAATTAAAGAAATCTTGTATTCCGAATTACTCTGAAAGATATACtgagttttgaaaaatttaatttttgaagaatttaaGATTTGTTTTCTAAAATGTGCTCAGTCAATATTtcttttgtcttttttttttttaataaaatttaatttgctAAACGATAGTGATTTTACTATCTAAAGATTTGTGTTTTCATAATTTACCGGATATTTTACATACAAGGAAATAAAGATCTTTAGAGATTAACTAAAAGTGAAAAGAAGATTTGGCAAAAGATATAGAAAAGAGTAGCAAGGATAAATCAGATGATTTTTTGGTTAACAATACATAGAAGcacaagaaaagaaaaaagtgtGGTGTGTTAGAAATGAGACTtgaacctaactcacctcaaaagctagttCAAGAGGGGAGGTTTGCCCAAGCCTATGTATTAAACTCCCAAACTATTTATCCAACCGATGTAGGACAAACTAAACACACCAATACACCCCTCTCACGTCCAGGAATGAAACAACTAGAATGTGGagatcaaattaattaatgGGTGGCCCAATTATGGGACGAGTGAGGCCAGCTATGGGCcgtccaacacataacggtggaactcgggctctgataccatgttaggAATGAGACTTGAACATAACTCACCataaaagctagctcaagaggggaGGTTTGCCCAAGCCTATATATTAAACTCCCAGACTATTTATccaaccgatgtgggacaaACTAAACACACCAACATGGTGAACGACACTTTAAGCAAAAAGGATTGATTGAATTAAGAATATCAAGGCTTTTTCTTATGGCTTATTTTTGTTTCGTTTTTACTATGTTTAAATTACACTCTTTGTAAGGACccgatattaatatattaattaatttgtgtgttaaaaatatgtatttataaatatcgatttatagacgatattaaaataaatatgttaTTAATAGAGCACACAtgagttgaaataactcgaaccgggtcaagtttgaaccccgaatgaataaaataagacacacaTTAAAGCAATACATatctaattaaatagatatggatatatatattcagACTGTTTCTCTCTCCTCACGCGTTCATCGTCATCCCCGTCTGTAtcgttttctttttctttcaaaatcttTCCGTCGCTTGTAAGGGTCGTATCTCATTCGTTTTTGGCcggatttcaaaagtaaatatagttctggaatcctctcgACGAGAGCTATCTTTCGGTacctatatttcatatttttattgagaTTTCCGGAAACCCGTCGCACCAACCGCCGTCGTTCACCGCCGTTCGCCGTCGCCGATCGCCGCCGGAGTTTAGAAGGTTGTTGTTTCGGTTTATTAGACCTCTAATTCGAATATTTGAGGTAGATTTCGAGATTAGTGTTttgaattttgggaattttgattCAATCGACTTCCgataattaatatttgatttattactggttgtaggtattatatcgGACTCGATTGGAGGTATTggctatttttcaaaaattattctagcattatttcgaaatttcagattattgTAGTTGGGGATTTTTGACTTTTAGGATTATTGCAATAATGTTTCACTGTGTTAGAATTGTCTTATATTAACTTAGGATTTAGTAACTAATTATGGACAATTTcagattatttatatttaggtaattcgacttttagagtcgtatattcgatatttggtcattaatatgatgttttaatattaaatatgaattttaggatttatgagcaatttttctggaattaaagattctgaaaatttgggattggaatatccgagaaatatTTGGGATAATTTCTATGGTAAATTAAGAattggttgaggtacgtatgagctgtttatattacgacgcctataatgacatgtaatgatattaagtattttgtaatgagtgctaacgtgttttatgtgcttatgtggattatatgattgcattcactcattttactaatttttcatagcacgttgagccttgactcctttgattgctattgatattgatctcttgagatgtattgagtcatcgatggagcgagtgacattatttAGTGTACTCCTGAGTTAGCACGAGACCGAGCGGGTAGCAACCGTGCTctcgatgctacgtacgacactcctgatgacagcatgaggctggacgggtcgctcctgtcaccctccgatgctacgtgtatggattagcagtgatgattcgaggtctgttgcgttcctggcacgggtggccactgagtttattgtgatacgattatttggactccttttggtatcccttatttcattgatacctgtcacgcattacattgcattgtacttgattttattcatgtcagttatatttgtcgtaatttttatagttcgtcgtactggggttcgacccctgttttctttttatgctgtggttgtttgtgattccatagcaggttatccagggggatttgacgcatctggtggagcgtcatctagtggtacccagtgaggcgagcgtggagtcgagttcccagatatatgtatatatatcagtttagcgagttttatatttgccggggtgatgccctgtatatctgtataaatagttttggaccttgttttaaattgttatttgtgtgatcgagccttgccggctctgcatgtgtttagtcctggtcagtgcggctataggtttgtaaattggagttgtgactctattttcgagtatatattgctggttgtgttgtacaggtatttgggatgtcctatttacgaataggtcatgccgaaatttctgtaggcccaaacgcaaatttttaacttgttttcgctgtttacattaattaatcctggttgtttgatcattaaatattaaatgaggacacgggccctttcatttggtatcagagagtatactgggatatgctcgaactagagtctaggacactcgagtttagacactaaCAAAATGGTTGCGTATGTGTGTGACTACTTGTTCTTACGTG carries:
- the LOC140871037 gene encoding patatin-like protein 1 isoform X1, with product MASSLSSNKIEPPTFGRLVTILSIDGGGIRGIIPATILEFLEFELQLLDGADARIADYFDVVAGTSTGGLVTAMLTAPDANNRPLYAAKDIVPFYKKHGPNIFPQKGGIIGSVISTIVKLVNPKYNGKYLHKLIRDNLGQTRLHDTLTNVVIPTFDIKNLQPTIFSSFEVKNSPALDALLSDICIGTSAAPTYFPAHYFTNDDGSGNSSEFNLIDGGVAANNPTLVAVSEVTKQVFRNDPNFFPIKPLDYGRLLVISLSTGSAKQEQKYTAEMAAKWGLFGWLLQGNSTPILDVFNQSSKDMVDYFLSVVFQALHSADSYLRIQDDSLVGTNASVDISTTKNLDELVKIGQNLLDGPCSRVDLQTGVPQPIVNGVTNKDTLKKFAKILSDEQKLRRSNSPQQDNSDT
- the LOC140871035 gene encoding uncharacterized protein, with translation MSLVIRCVDDSENAVVVEEFWIGFLKVNETSGLGLGLFIELRNILSSLELMIDNIRGQRYDNVSNMKEKHKGVQSRLLEIYPRAFYTPCGCHSLNLTLCDMTRWESHVESVKPIKYQTSKIREALIDLANTSNDSKIKSETEGLTSFELENFEFLTGMIIWYKLLYEINIVSKFLQLENKDIDVAINRQLKDRRISFLQEFRESGFDQALVEAEHIASEMGIEPIFREKRIIRRKR
- the LOC140871037 gene encoding patatin-like protein 1 isoform X2, with the protein product MLTAPDANNRPLYAAKDIVPFYKKHGPNIFPQKGGIIGSVISTIVKLVNPKYNGKYLHKLIRDNLGQTRLHDTLTNVVIPTFDIKNLQPTIFSSFEVKNSPALDALLSDICIGTSAAPTYFPAHYFTNDDGSGNSSEFNLIDGGVAANNPTLVAVSEVTKQVFRNDPNFFPIKPLDYGRLLVISLSTGSAKQEQKYTAEMAAKWGLFGWLLQGNSTPILDVFNQSSKDMVDYFLSVVFQALHSADSYLRIQDDSLVGTNASVDISTTKNLDELVKIGQNLLDGPCSRVDLQTGVPQPIVNGVTNKDTLKKFAKILSDEQKLRRSNSPQQDNSDT